From the Zymomonas mobilis subsp. pomaceae ATCC 29192 genome, the window GTTTATAAGAGCAATCCGAGCAATTAGCTAGAAAAAGGCTCTAATGGGCATCACCATTAAAACGCGTCTTATCACAAAAAGGATGTTAGCGTATCTACTGAGATTAGATTTCTGATATACGTACTAAAATATACCACCACCTATTATAAGCCGGAAAACAGCGAATAATATCGCTATCATATTAATACTACGCCCACTGGTTTGTTTCGAAAAACAGCCGACCGCTAATCCGATAATAGGCAAGGGGATAATAAACCAATTGGCCCATCCAAAAAAGGGTAGGAACGCAATTCCCGCTAAGACCAAAGAAACAAAACCAATAAGCGACGAAAGTATATTAGCCATATTTTGAATAGCCCGTTTTTAAAAAATTATTTTAAAATACCGAAAAAACGGCACATCTTTATAACTCAAGAGTTCTTAATATTAGGCATACGAAGTGAGAGGCGGCTTTGCCTCCAACAGTATAAAATGATTATGGAAAGTGTATTTTATGATACCTATCCCTCAACTTCAGCTGTTGGGTATCCTGTTATTACTAGCCTTACTACAGATATTTTTGACCGCCTATTTTCGTACCCGTCAATATGGAGCCAAATGGAATGTGGGGGCGCGTGATGAAAAGTTACCACCGCCAACACCTACTGTTGGTCGGTTAGCTAGGGCACAAGCCAATCTTTTTGAAACGTTACCCATTTTTATAGGGGCGCTGTTAGGCAATATTTTTCTTCATCCCGATAATTATTTCAGCTTGATATGTGCTGAGATTTATGTGGTTTGTCGTTTGATTTATCTGCCGCTTTATATCTTTGGTGTACCCTATATTCGAAGTTTCATATGGGGAATCGGTATTCTAGGCCTGATAGGCGAAATCGCCCTTCTCTTTTGTTAAAAATTTTCATCCCAATCTTACAACAAAAAGAGGATATGCTTAATCCTACGCTCATATTTAAATGA encodes:
- a CDS encoding MAPEG family protein — its product is MIPIPQLQLLGILLLLALLQIFLTAYFRTRQYGAKWNVGARDEKLPPPTPTVGRLARAQANLFETLPIFIGALLGNIFLHPDNYFSLICAEIYVVCRLIYLPLYIFGVPYIRSFIWGIGILGLIGEIALLFC